The Pseudomonas eucalypticola genome has a window encoding:
- a CDS encoding SEC-C metal-binding domain-containing protein: MTQQPHVHGPDCNHDHDHGHHDHDHGHVHGPHCNHAPQEPARNALKDVGRNDPCPCGNGKKFKKCHGA; the protein is encoded by the coding sequence ATGACCCAGCAACCCCATGTCCATGGCCCTGATTGCAACCACGACCACGACCACGGTCACCATGACCACGACCATGGCCATGTACACGGCCCGCACTGCAACCACGCCCCGCAGGAACCCGCGCGCAATGCCCTGAAGGACGTCGGCCGCAACGACCCGTGCCCCTGCGGTAACGGCAAGAAATTCAAGAAGTGCCACGGCGCCTGA
- a CDS encoding TonB-dependent receptor, giving the protein MAHQRQGGARPVTGLALMSCSWLALAEGAPLELESLRIEAERERQRAYKAERSASAKLSEPLLEVPQTITVVGEQIMREQNALSLRQVLSNVSGITFAAGEGGGGSGDLINIRGFDASSNLLLDGLRDTAQTTRSDGFNLQAVEVIKGPNSVFGGAGTTGGSVNLVSKTPQAEAFTELGAALGTDHYRRLTLDTNQPLPGVGSGSAVRLNLMAHQNDVPGRNQIDRERWGLAPSLLLGLGEATRLTLSYYHQKDDNLPDYGLPTLRGKVLDGVAHDSYFGWRNLDKDHITTDRLSAVFEHDFDEGLALQNTLRYARVDRSGVVSASHVSQAGLPPGKYRPAGPQGYGRDIVTDQWLNSTSLTRRFDTFGVGHALVTGLDVSYERYRRDTNSYAQVGLKDGPVYDLANPPGYWHGPLDRTRGASVRNRLQTTGLYVFDTLSFTPHWDLVLGLRHDWIDGSSLERKPSGAVGEHETRDTFLSHRAGLVYKPAPNGRVYLAYGNSFNPSAENLVTGGYGVTQQTRKVAPETSRTWELGTKWEVLDGGLQLDAALFRMQKDNVREKLETGESLLAGLQRVQGVELGVTGRLSQQWQVFANYSFLQSETLKSRANPRAEGQALANTPPRSFSLWTAYQLSEDWRVGYGARHVSERNLRNDERYKLDGYWVHQAMLGYRVSPELDLQLNLDNLLDTRYIERVRAVTGSQTRSAAVEYGDGRSAVLAAVYRF; this is encoded by the coding sequence ATGGCACATCAAAGACAAGGGGGCGCACGGCCCGTTACCGGGTTGGCGCTGATGTCGTGCTCCTGGCTGGCACTGGCCGAGGGTGCGCCGCTGGAGCTCGAATCGCTGCGGATAGAAGCCGAGCGCGAGCGCCAGCGTGCCTACAAGGCCGAGCGCTCGGCCTCGGCCAAGCTCAGCGAGCCGCTGCTGGAAGTGCCGCAGACGATCACGGTGGTCGGCGAGCAGATCATGCGCGAGCAAAATGCCTTGAGCCTGCGCCAGGTGCTGTCCAACGTGTCGGGGATCACCTTCGCGGCCGGCGAAGGCGGTGGCGGCTCCGGCGACCTGATCAACATTCGCGGTTTCGATGCATCGAGCAATCTGCTGCTCGATGGCCTGCGCGACACCGCGCAGACCACCCGCAGCGACGGCTTCAACCTCCAGGCCGTCGAGGTGATCAAGGGCCCCAACTCGGTGTTCGGGGGCGCCGGCACCACGGGCGGCAGCGTCAACCTCGTGAGCAAGACCCCCCAGGCCGAGGCCTTCACCGAACTGGGCGCGGCCCTGGGCACCGACCATTACCGGCGCCTGACCCTGGACACCAACCAGCCGCTTCCCGGCGTGGGCAGCGGCAGCGCAGTGCGCCTGAACCTCATGGCGCACCAGAACGATGTACCCGGGCGCAACCAGATCGACCGCGAGCGCTGGGGCCTGGCGCCGTCCTTGCTGTTGGGGCTGGGGGAGGCTACGCGGCTGACCCTCAGCTACTACCACCAGAAGGACGACAACCTGCCGGACTATGGTTTGCCGACGCTGCGCGGCAAGGTGCTCGACGGGGTCGCCCACGACAGCTACTTCGGCTGGCGCAACCTGGACAAGGACCACATCACCACGGACCGGCTCAGTGCTGTGTTCGAGCATGACTTCGATGAGGGCCTGGCCCTGCAGAACACCCTGCGCTACGCCCGGGTAGACCGGAGTGGCGTGGTTTCGGCTTCCCATGTCAGCCAGGCTGGGCTGCCACCCGGCAAGTATCGGCCGGCTGGCCCCCAGGGGTACGGTCGCGACATCGTGACCGACCAGTGGCTCAACAGCACCAGCCTCACCCGCCGGTTCGACACATTCGGTGTTGGCCATGCGCTGGTGACGGGCCTGGATGTGTCCTATGAGCGCTACCGGCGTGACACCAACAGTTACGCCCAGGTAGGCCTGAAAGATGGCCCTGTCTATGACCTGGCCAACCCGCCGGGCTACTGGCACGGGCCGCTGGACCGCACCCGCGGCGCTTCGGTGCGCAACCGCTTGCAGACCACTGGGCTGTATGTGTTCGACACCCTGAGCTTCACCCCTCATTGGGACCTGGTGCTGGGCCTGCGCCACGACTGGATCGACGGCAGCAGCCTGGAGCGCAAACCCAGTGGTGCGGTGGGGGAACATGAAACCCGCGACACCTTCCTCAGCCATCGCGCCGGGCTGGTTTACAAGCCGGCGCCCAACGGCCGCGTGTACCTGGCCTATGGCAACTCATTCAATCCCTCGGCCGAGAACCTGGTCACCGGCGGCTATGGGGTGACCCAGCAGACGCGAAAGGTAGCCCCGGAAACCAGCCGCACCTGGGAGCTGGGCACCAAGTGGGAAGTGCTCGACGGTGGCTTGCAGCTGGATGCGGCGCTGTTCCGCATGCAGAAAGACAATGTGCGCGAGAAGCTCGAAACCGGCGAGTCGCTGCTGGCAGGGCTGCAACGTGTACAGGGGGTGGAACTGGGCGTGACCGGTCGCTTGAGCCAGCAATGGCAGGTCTTCGCCAACTACAGCTTCCTGCAGAGCGAAACCCTGAAATCACGTGCCAACCCGCGTGCTGAAGGCCAGGCGCTGGCCAACACACCGCCTCGGTCATTCAGCCTGTGGACCGCCTACCAGCTGTCTGAGGATTGGCGCGTAGGGTATGGGGCTCGTCACGTGAGCGAGCGCAACCTGCGCAATGACGAACGCTACAAGCTGGATGGCTACTGGGTACACCAGGCGATGCTCGGCTACCGCGTCAGCCCGGAACTGGACCTTCAGCTGAACCTCGACAACCTGCTGGATACCCGGTACATCGAGCGGGTGAGGGCGGTGACAGGCAGCCAGACGCGGTCTGCGGCGGTGGAGTACGGGGATGGGCGTTCAGCGGTGCTGGCGGCGGTTTATCGGTTCTGA
- a CDS encoding energy transducer TonB, which produces MSNLQTTSIGYISPHGDFSRQNTQALGGISHLWSDFFAQAMAEQVGDAAEGNLVLPGAAQDPEVEPAGGGDVLAQILSQRLCDVQDTEVQPPEPLFLPKAEFDTELLDKPAPPYPPEALLDQQKQLDFDNGWVRPIVMNANQPQPEPGPAPEPTPLFLPIAEFEWDLADKHVPYDEQTLAEQDKAFAYDTGWARPLIVNNLRLAA; this is translated from the coding sequence ATGAGCAACCTTCAGACCACATCGATCGGCTACATTTCGCCCCATGGCGACTTCAGCCGCCAGAATACCCAGGCATTGGGTGGCATCAGCCACCTGTGGTCGGACTTCTTCGCCCAGGCCATGGCCGAACAGGTGGGCGACGCGGCCGAGGGTAACCTGGTACTGCCCGGCGCGGCGCAAGACCCCGAAGTCGAACCGGCCGGTGGGGGCGATGTGTTGGCGCAGATCCTCTCCCAGCGCCTGTGCGACGTACAGGACACCGAAGTGCAACCGCCCGAGCCGCTGTTCCTGCCCAAGGCCGAGTTCGACACCGAACTGCTGGACAAGCCCGCCCCACCGTACCCGCCCGAAGCCCTTCTCGACCAGCAAAAACAGCTGGACTTCGATAACGGCTGGGTACGCCCCATCGTGATGAACGCCAACCAGCCACAGCCCGAACCTGGCCCCGCGCCCGAGCCGACGCCACTGTTCCTGCCGATCGCCGAGTTCGAGTGGGACCTGGCTGACAAGCACGTCCCGTACGACGAGCAGACCCTGGCCGAGCAGGATAAGGCGTTCGCCTACGACACCGGGTGGGCGCGGCCGCTGATCGTCAACAACCTGCGCTTGGCCGCCTGA
- a CDS encoding class I SAM-dependent methyltransferase, with product MAQQQAAVRIRVEAQNDALQPVAQQWAQRLALPLDIDDAEFALQATEAGLQLQQLGEDAPGPVRVDFVEGAVAHRRLFGGGSGQMIAKAVGVQQGVRPRVLDATAGLGKDAFVLASLGCDMSLIERQPIIGALLEDGLARAAGDLDVGAIVSRMQLLKGNAIDLIRAWEGEPPQVIYLDPMFPHREKSALVKKEMRLFRPLVGDDMDAPALLAAALALASHRVVVKRPRKAPSIEGPKPSHSLEGKSSRYDIYPKKALKP from the coding sequence ATGGCACAGCAGCAAGCGGCGGTTCGTATCCGCGTCGAGGCCCAGAACGACGCCCTTCAACCGGTGGCACAGCAGTGGGCGCAGCGCCTGGCATTGCCGCTGGACATCGACGACGCCGAGTTTGCGCTGCAGGCCACCGAAGCCGGGTTGCAACTGCAACAGTTGGGCGAGGATGCGCCAGGGCCGGTGCGGGTCGACTTCGTCGAGGGCGCGGTGGCCCATCGGCGGCTGTTCGGGGGTGGCAGCGGGCAAATGATCGCCAAGGCCGTGGGCGTGCAGCAGGGCGTGCGCCCGCGCGTGCTGGACGCCACCGCGGGCTTGGGCAAGGACGCTTTCGTGCTGGCCAGCCTGGGCTGCGACATGAGCCTGATCGAACGCCAGCCCATCATCGGCGCGCTGCTGGAAGACGGCCTCGCCCGCGCGGCAGGGGACCTGGACGTAGGGGCGATCGTCTCCCGCATGCAGTTGCTCAAGGGCAATGCCATCGACCTGATTCGCGCGTGGGAAGGTGAGCCGCCCCAGGTCATCTACCTGGACCCGATGTTCCCCCATCGAGAGAAGAGTGCCTTGGTGAAAAAGGAAATGCGCCTGTTCCGCCCGCTGGTGGGCGATGACATGGATGCCCCGGCGCTGCTGGCCGCCGCGCTGGCGCTGGCCAGCCACCGGGTGGTGGTCAAGCGCCCGCGCAAGGCACCGTCCATCGAGGGGCCGAAGCCGAGCCACAGCCTGGAAGGCAAGTCGAGCCGCTATGACATCTATCCCAAGAAAGCGCTGAAACCGTGA